The Danio rerio strain Tuebingen ecotype United States chromosome 1, GRCz12tu, whole genome shotgun sequence genome includes a region encoding these proteins:
- the cyp3a65 gene encoding cytochrome P450, family 3, subfamily A, polypeptide 65 yields the protein MFFSAETWTLLAFLVALLVIYGSWPHRYFKKLGIPGPKTIPFFGTMLRYKDGFHVFDMDCFEKYGRIWGIYDGRQPVLCIMDQTIIKTVLIKECYSLFTNRRNFRLNGALYDAVSIAEDDDWRRIRSVLSPSFTSGRLKEMFGIMKKHSHILVDSMGKTAKRGESADIKEFFGAYSMDVVTSTAFSVDIDSLNNPKDPFVTNIKKMLKFDLLNPLFLLIAFFPFMAPVLEKMDFALFPTSVTDFFYAALQKIKSDRDTKTVAKDNTKKRVDFLQLMVDSQTGVKHKSDGEHTEKGLSDHEILSQSMIFIFAGYETSSSTLSFLFYNLATNPETMKKLQEEIDETFPNQAPVDYETLMSMDYLDAALSESLRLYPVAARLERVCKKTVEINGLLIPKDLVVMVPTYALHRDPDYWSEPESFKPERFTKGNKESIDPYMYMPFGLGPRNCIGMRFAQVTMKLAIVEILQRFDVSVCDETQVPLELGFNGLLSPKDPIKLKLQPRKLSQSPDVCNNNQKS from the exons ATGTTCTTCTCGGCAGAAACATGGACTCTGCTGGCGTTCTTGGTGGCGCTGCTGGTCAT ATATGGATCCTGGCCTCATAGGTACTTCAAGAAGCTGGGCATCCCGGGGCCCAAAACCATCCCATTCTTCGGCACCATGCTGAGATACAAGGAT GGCTTTCATGTCTTCGATATGGATTGTTTTGAGAAGTATGGACGGATCTGGGG TATCTATGACGGGAGGCAGCCTGTTCTGTGCATCATGGACCAAACCATCATCAAAACCGTTCTGATCAAAGAGTGTTACTCCCTCTTCACCAACAGAAGG AACTTCCGTCTGAACGGGGCGCTGTACGATGCCGTGTCCATCGCAGAAGATGACGACTGGAGGAGGATCCGCAGCGTCCTCTCACCATCCTTCACCAGCGGAAGGCTGAAGGAG ATGTTTGGCATCATGAAGAAACACAGTCACATTCTGGTTGACAGCATGGGGAAAACAGCAAAGAGAGGAGAGTCTGCGGATATTAAAGA gttctTCGGTGCGTACAGTATGGATGTGGTGACCAGCACTGCGTTCAGCGTCGACATCGACTCCCTCAACAACCCCAAAGACCCATTCGTGACCAACATCAAGAAAATGCTGAAGTTTGACCTGCTGAACCCTCTCTTCCTGTTGATCG CTTTTTTCCCCTTCATGGCCCCCGTCCTGGAGAAGATGGATTTCGCCCTTTTCCCCACATCTGTGACCGATTTCTTCTACGCCGCCTTACAGAAGATCAAGTCCGACAGAGACACGAAGACAGTGGCCAAAGACAACACGAAG AAGAGAGTGGACTTCCTGCAGCTGATGGTTGATTCTCAGACTGGAGTGAAACACAAAAGTGATGGAGAGCACACGGAGAAAG GTCTGAGTGACCACGAGATCTTGTCGCAGTCCATGATCTTCATCTTCGCCGGTTACGAGACCAGCAGCAGCACTCTGTCCTTCCTCTTCTACAATCTGGCAACCAACCCAGAGACCATGAAGAAACTGCAGGAGGAGATCGACGAGACCTTCCCCAACCAG GCCCCGGTGGACTATGAAACCCTGATGAGCATGGACTACCTGGACGCAGCGCTGTCCGAGTCTCTGCGGCTGTACCCCGTCGCTGCCCGCCTTGAGCGCGTCTGCAAGAAGACAGTGGAGATCAACGGCCTCCTCATCCCCAAAGACTTGGTGGTCATGGTGCCGACCTACGCCCTCCACAGAGACCCCGATTACTGGAGCGAACCGGAGAGCTTCAAACCCGAGAG GTTCACTAAAGGCAATAAAGAGTCGATAGACCCCTACATGTACATGCCGTTCGGTCTGGGCCCCAGGAACTGCATCGGCATGCGTTTCGCTCAGGTGACCATGAAGCTGGCCATCGTGGAGATCCTGCAGAGGTTCGACGTCTCTGTGTGTGACGAGACACAG GTTCCTCTGGAGCTGGGCTTCAATGGCCTACTGTCCCCGAAAGACCCCATCAAGCTGAAGCTTCAGCCGCGCAAGCTCTCGCAGTCGCCGGACGTGTGCAACAACAACCAGAAATCATGA